One genomic region from Bactrocera tryoni isolate S06 chromosome 3, CSIRO_BtryS06_freeze2, whole genome shotgun sequence encodes:
- the LOC120771374 gene encoding DNA replication factor Cdt1: MSQPSIASFFNTRKRVATDEVATIKSRRLTDDNASAVPSPTPSVAGIQNDDDDITAIKAAAMGIRTRSGRTIKRTGIQPTAEVPLKKPNKLEQTPLQQQKLVQFIKKGPMSPRKKATPIIEMQKKNEETPSANTAIKIANAFASKDNATNVLRGLKTPTKQIIKGSGVTPLKHDDLKGLVRKELNFDEVKTKLSRSAKLQELKASLSRIQDLEKTRKAQEDRNRRIRDGQSVSPLKKTTTLVQLKEFDTIELEVLTSPAKTFKTPTKIPPPTPDKNELMSPRHTDVSKRILFSPAKQGSPAKVVVPPAYQRFMSLAESSKAGQLPLPFKYRNLIEVFKGVDSVCAMFHNRKECITFKKLKPAVQRMLRKNFTETHLAQIKHVYPEAFIFSQMKMRNYGSVSKADYFQLVICPNVDGNSSEKVKSHILEENDAADNILNVAQTCVMNPQVMTDRLQRFTNTMLQRVLNEHEKFLHTLDPPIRIPKSKVTRWHPDFELENCPEIECAHLPQPPNVEKYSSARDILSTARNLFNCATPMERALERYEAKMEATRVAEENANNASKVTSTTDTKGTTHESKDRLATTIKSAALATVTTETSAIKTTPAPAEAYQNPVVTGNDVTSNLLKGVPKSLLEKIRAKQAAKALDAMTRRPSQDQEATMYSRLPELARHLRNVFITERKGVLMLEIVIKKIQNSYRACLTAQELEAHLKLMAKEVSAWVSFHEVRKTMYLKIAREMELKKVIAKLEEVANEKSK; encoded by the exons cGACTAACAGATGACAATGCATCGGCCGTCCCGTCTCCTACTCCCAGTGTAGCAGGAATCCAAAATGATGATGACGATATCACCGCTATCAAAGCAGCTGCAATGGGTATACGGACTCGATCCGGACGTACGATTAAGCGTACTGGTATTCAACCCACAGCCGAAGTGCCGCTTAAAAAGCCAAATAAATTGGAACAGActccattacaacaacaaaaactagtaCAATTTATCAAAAAGGGACCAATGTCCCCAAGGAAAAAAGCAACACCAATTATTGAAATGCAAAAGAAGAATGAAGAAACACCAAGCGCTAATACAGCCATAAAGATAGCAAATGCCTTTGCATCTAAGGACAATGCAACAAATGTACTACGAGGACTCAAAACTCcaacaaaacaaattataaaaggCTCTGGTGTTACACCTCTAAAGCACGATGACTTGAAGGGTCTCGTACGGAAGGAATTAAATTTCGATGAAGTAAAAACGAAATTATCGCGCAGTGCTAAATTGCAGGAATTAAAAGCTTCTCTATCACGCATTCAAGATCTTGAAAAGACGCGTAAAGCACAAGAAGACCGTAATCGTCGTATACGTGACGGTCAAAGCGTCTCGCcattaaagaaaacaacaaccCTTGTTCAGCTTAAGGAATTCGATACGATTGAATTGGAAGTATTGACTAG tCCGGCAAAAACATTCAAGACCCCCACCAAAATACCACCACCAACACCAGATAAAAATGAGCTTATGTCACCACGTCATACAGATGTGTCGAAACGCATCCTCTTTAGCCCCGCAAAGCAGGGTTCGCCGGCAAAAGTTGTGGTGCCACCTGCTTACCAGCGCTTTATGAGCCTTGCCGAGTCAAGCAAAGCTGGCCAGTTGCCTTTGCCATTTAAATATCGTAATCTTATTGAAGTATTCAAGGGAGTGGACTCCGTGTGCGCTATGTTCCACAATCGCAAGGAATGCATTacgtttaaaaaattgaaaccgGCCGTGCAAAGGATGCTGCGTAAGAATTTCACAGAAACCCATTTGGCACAAATTAAGCATGTGTATCCCGAGgcgtttattttttcacaaatgaaAATGCGCAATTATGGTTCCGTATCAAAGGCGGACTATTTCCAATTAGTTATTTGTCCAAATGTCGACGGCAACTCGTCGGAAAAAGTAAAGAGTCATATTTTAGAGGAAAATGATGCTGCCGATAATATTTTGAATGTGGCTCAAACATGCGTAATGAATCCGCAAGTTATGACTGACCGTTTGCAGCGTTTTACAAATACTATGTTACAACGCGTTTTAAATGAGCACGAAAAGTTCTTGCACACACTTGATCCGCCGATCCGCATACCTAAGTCAAAAGTGACGCGTTGGCATCCGGATTTTGAACTAGAAAACTGTCCAGAAATTGAATGCGCTCATTTGCCGCAGCCACCGAATGTGGAGAAGTATTCGTCGGCGCGCGATATATTGTCTACAGCACGTAATCTTTTCAATTGTGCAACACCAATGGAGCGAGCACTAGAACGTTACGAAGCTAAGATGGAAGCAACACGAGTGGCAGAAGAGAATGCAAATAATGCCTCTAAAGTCACCTCTACGACTGACACAAAAGGCACCACACATGAAAGTAAAGATCGTTTGGCGACAACTATCAAATCCGCAGCTCTGGCTACAGTGACAACTGAAACTTCTGCAATTAAAACAACTCCTGCACCCGCTGAGGCTTACCAAAACCCAGTTGTCACTGGAAATGATGTCACTTCTAATTTATTGAAAGGTGTGCCTAAATCGTTGCTAGAGAAAATACGCGCCAAGCAAGCGGCCAAAGCACTAGATGCTATGACAAGGCGACCCTCACAAGATCAGGAAGCCACTATGTACTCACGCCTTCCAGAATTGGCCCGTCATCTGCGTAACGTTTTTATTACCGAGCGCAAGGGTGTGCTCATGCTGGAAATCGTCATAAAAAAGATTCAAAATAGTTATCGTGCGTGTTTGACGGCACAAGAATTGGAGGCTCATTTAAAGCTTATGGCCAAAGAGGTGTCTGCATGGGTGTCCTTTCACGAGGTACGTAAGACAATGTACCTTAAAATAGCAcgggaaatggaattgaaaaaagttattgcCAAACTGGAAGAAGTAGCAAATGAAAAGagcaaataa
- the LOC120770438 gene encoding mismatch repair endonuclease PMS2, which yields MAEEIIIHEPTKAECGEIKAIAKDTVHRICSGQVVLTLAVAVKELVENSIDAGASLIEVKLREQGLESLEVSDNGCGVRESDLEAMTAKYHTSKIKDFVDLQNIETFGFRGEALSSLCALSDLFVLTRHASQDVGVRLELDHEGKIKKRTPCARGVGTTVTLTNLFVTLPVRRRDFTRNVRKEFNKMCQILQAYCLVARGVRIICTNQNAKGAKMVVMQTHGSQDVLANVGAVFGNRQASELLPLKSIFCEDQPLTEEGLRAELQSEFGTDDNLQITPEDVDQLKSSHFKLEGYVSSCNHGAGRSSKDRQYFYINSRPCDPKSISKIVNDTYHRYNSHQYPFIFLNIVTSRSDVDVNLTPDKRQLLIHNEKILIIAIKKALLSTYANLPSTYKLQNSTIVSMLGNDRENAQNENDEDKITTDEPLENMPISSSQRFMDVLSQWKKTGDTVGTAPQVFKKRKYPDEVEVRTLKLRKIHEYLDRENPRHCDMPKEFRVQSESDDDETSLPAKTNVSNVVLNEKKLFDNSLLDLQRLSKESLEFDSLTEKTVERLDCKVLSNKPQLFLHLDVPVKVDNLMDSMNKNDEDEDVTCSQLSATKTVVLDDSVIDAESTSKYYSTGVMRITLPEIERNIKAEEKLKAEIKQSNKAKLERLRFKSEIQPSQNLKAEEELQREISKDTFAKMEILGQFNLGFIIVKLDTDLFIIDQHATDEKYNFEMLQRTTVMQSQPLAVPQPLELTAANEMLLLDHLPVFEKNGFKFEINESALPTKRVKLLRKPSSQRWEFGKEDIDELLFMLQDAPPGSMCRPSRIRDMFASRACRKSIMIGMALKRATMKKLVTHMGEIEQPWNCPHGRPTMRHLINIAMLEDDVEIDDTQTVT from the exons atggcagaagaaattATAATACATGAACCAACAAAAGCTGAGTGTGGTGAAATTAAAGCTATTGCTAAGGACACTGTGCATAGGATTTGCTCCGGCCAG GTTGTGCTTACTCTAGCGGTGGCTGTGAAAGAACTTGTCGAAAACTCCATCGACGCCGGTGCATCGCTCATTGAAGTTAAACTTCGGGAACAAGGTTTAGAATCGTTGGAAGTTAGTGATAATGGTTGCGGAGTTCGGGAAAGTGATCTCGAAGCTATGA CCGCCAAATACCATACATCAAAGATCAAAGACTTCGTTGATTTGCAAAACATTGAAACGTTTGGATTTCGCGGGGAAGCACTTAGTTCCCTTTGTGCTTTGTCTGATTTATTTGTGCTCACAAGGCATGCCTCGCAAGATGTTG gtgtacGACTGGAACTCGATCATGAGGGTAAAATTAAAAAGCGCACCCCTTGCGCTCGTGGTGTAGGGACCACGGTTACATTAACAAATTTGTTTGTGACGCTACCTGTGAGGCGTCGCGATTTTACGCGTAACGTTCGCAAAGAGTTCAACAAAATGTGTCAAATATTACAGGCATACTGTTTAGTAGCGCGAGGTGTTCgtataatttgtaccaatcagaATGCGAAAGGTGCTAAAATGGTAGTTATGCAAACACACGGAAGTCAGGATGTTCTAGCAAATGTCGGTGCAGTTTTCGGGAATCGTCAAGCGTCCGAGCTTTTGCCTTTAAAGTCGATCTTTTGTGAGGACCAGCCTTTAACCGAAGAAGGCTTGCGTGCAGAATTGCAGTCAGAATTTGGAACGGATGATAACTTGCAAATTACACCCGAAGATGTGGATCAATTGAAATCCTCACATTTTAAGTTGGAAGGATATGTATCCAGCTGCAATCATGGTGCCGGCCGATCCTCCAAAGATCGccagtatttttatataaactcgAGACCATGTGAtccaaaaagt ATATCAAAAATTGTGAATGACACTTATCATCGCTATAATAGCCATCAATAtccgtttatatttttaaacattgttACTTCTCGGTCGGACGTAGATGTAAATCTAACTCCAGATAAACGGCAGTTATTGATtcacaatgaaaaaatattgataatagcTATCAAAAAGGCATTGTTGAGTACCTACGCCAACTTACCATCTACATATAAACTTCAAAACTCTACTATAGTAAGCATGTTGGGAAATGACCGAGAAAATGCgcaaaatgaaaatgatgaaGACAAAATAACCACTGATGAGCCACTTGAGAATATGCCAATTAGCAGCTCACAACGTTTTATGGATGTATTATCGCAATGGAAGAAAACTGGCGACACAGTAGGCACAGCCCCACAGGTCTTTAAAAAGCGGAAATATCCAGACGAAGTAGAAGTGCGTACGTTAAAGTTAAGGAAAATACATGAGTATTTAGATAGAGAAAATCCAAGACATTGTGATATGCCTAAAGAGTTCAGAGTGCAGTCTGAGAGTGATGATGACGAAACTAGTCTACCAGCTAAGACAAATGTCTCAAATGTGGTATTGaatgaaaagaaattatttgacAATAGTTTACTTGATTTACAACGTCTAAGCAAAGAATCTCTAG AATTTGACTCATTGACTGAGAAGACTGTGGAGCGCCTGGATTGTAAAGTTTTATCTAACAAGCCACAATTATTTTTGCACCTAGACGTTCCGGTTAAAGTTGATAATTTGATGGATTCGATGAATAAAAATGACGAAGATGAAGATGTGACGTGTTCTCAATTGTCAGCTACAAAAACTGTCGTGTTAGATGATAGTGTAATAGATGCTGAATCTACTAGCAAGTACTACTCTACTGGAGTTATGCGTATTACACTCCCAGAAATCGAGCGAAATATTAAAGCCGAGGAAAAGTTAAAGGCTGAAATTAAACAGTCTAATAAAGCCAAGCTGGAGCGCTTACGTTTCAAAAGTGAAATTCAGCCCAGCCAAAATCTAAAGGCAGAAGAGGAATTACAGCGTGAAATTAGCAAGGACACTTTCGCCAAAATGGAAATTTTGGGTCAATTTAATTTAGGTTTCATCATTGTCAAATTGGATACGGATCTTTTTATCATCGATCAACATGCCACTGACGAGAAATATAACTTCGAGATGTTGCAACGAACTACAGTTATGCAATCCCAACCATTGGCTGTACCGCAGCCACTCGAACTGACGGCGGCCAATGAGATGCTCTTGCTAGATCACCTGCCAGTGTTTGAGAAAAACGgtttcaaatttgaaataaatgaaagtg CATTGCCTACTAAAAGAGTTAAATTACTGCGTAAACCCTCTAGCCAACGTTGGGAATTTGGCAAGGAGGATATTGACGAGTTACTCTTCATGCTTCAGGATGCTCCTCCAGGAAGTATGTGCCGACCATCACGAATACGCGACATGTTTGCATCGCGAGCTTGTCGCAAATCGATAATGATTGGTATGGCCTTAAAACGTGCTACGATGAAGAAATTAGTTACGCACATGGGAGAAATTGAACAACCTTGG